The genome window CGCAGCAAGCCGCTCGCGGTACTCCGTGTCATAGGTGAACGGATCCGGGTAGGACTGGGTTTCGTGGTGGCCGCCACCGGCCACCGCCGTTCCCACCTTGAGATCCTGGGGTGCAACCCAGCGCAGCGTATCCTGCTTCGCCAGGCCCGGAGGTTGAGGAACCGGCTGGTGCTGCCCGGCGACCGCGGGAACCCCGGCGGGGATCAGCATCGCTGATGCGAGGACCGCGGCAGCAAGGGAATGACGAACCTTCATGAATTCTCCTTCGAATTGCTTGGGTTGGTGCTGAATTGCTTGGTGATGAAGTGCGATTTACAGAGCGACGATCCCAACGCCGCAGTGGAGCCGCCGGGTGTGATCCACCACGCGGGTGTTCCCGGTCAGGGTGACCGGCGCGGTGAAGCGGATGTCGCTGCTTGATGCCCCAAGGCGGAGTTCGATCTCGCCCGGCTCGACGATGCGCTGCCCGTCGCGTCCGGTGAAGGCCGTGACATCGGCGGGCACGGTGAAGCTGACCCGAGCCGACGATCCGGCTGCCAGCGGCACCCGGGCGAACCCGATCAGGCGCTGCACCGGCCTGACTACGCTCGCCACCGGATCGTGCAGGTACAGCTGGACCACCTCGACGCCGTCGCGCGTTCCCGTGTTGCTCACCGTCAGCTGGACGGTGACCTCACCGTTGGTGGCCGCCGTGTCTGAGCTCTGCTCCAGGTTCAGCCAGGTGAAGTCGGTGTAGCTGAGCCCGTGGCCGAAGCGGAACGCCGCCGTGGGGTCGATGTTGGACACTCCGTTGGCATGCGCCAGCGGTGCTGCGAGGTAGGTGGAGGGCTGGGCGCCCGGCGTTGCCGGGATGCTGACTGGCAGCCGCCCGCCCGGGTTGATCCGGCCGCTGAGAACGCCTGCAACTGCAGCCGCGCCCTCTTCGCCCGGGAAGAATCCCTGCACGACGGCGGCGGCTTCAGTCGCTGCCGCGCCAAGGGCATAAGGGCGGCCCGTCAGCAGGACCACGACAACCGGCTTTCCGGTTGCGAGGAGTTCGTCGAGCAGTTGCTGCTGGACGCCCGGAAGGGTCAGCGACTCGACGTCGCATCCTTCGCCGCTGGTGCCGCGCCCGAAGAGCCCGGCGCGGTCGCCCAGTGCAGCAACGACGACGTCGGCATCGCCGGCTGCCGCCAGTGCGTCCTGGAAGCCGGCCGTGTCCGTGCCGTCGACCGTGCAGCCGGGGAACAACGTGATCTCGCTGCCCCCGAATTCGGAGGCGAGCGCCTCGGCCACTGTCGGAATGGACAGTCCCATCTCGACGTCGGGATGCTGCTCCCCCACATGGGCCGGGAAGGAGTAGCACCCAAGGAATGCGCGGTGCGTGTCGGCGTTCGGTCCTACCAAAGCGATACGTGGATTCCCGGCAAGGGGCAGGACGCCCTCGTTCCGCACCAGAACAATGGACTGTTCCGCCAGTTCCCTTGCGATCGCTCGGTTCTGGGCTTTGTCCAGGTCAATGACGGGCGCGTCCGATGGAGCGGCGTCGGCCAGGGCCGGAGGAACGGCCGACCAGTCCTGGTCCAGCAGGCCGAGGTCGAGCTTCTGCCTCAGGACGCGGTGCAGGGCGCGGTCAACCAGTGCCTCGTCCAGCCGCCCGCACTCGATTTCGGCCACCAGGTGCTCGCCGAAAGTGTGGATGGTGGGCAGTTCAACGTCGACGCCGGCCTCGAGCGCTGCAGCAGCGGCTTCACCCAGGGTCCCGGCTATCCGGTGGAGCTCCTTCAGGAAGGCGATGCCGAAGTAGTCTGCGACCACTGTGCCCTCGAAGCCCCAGGTGTCCCTGAGCAGTGTGGTGAGAAGGGAGGAGTCAGCCGCCGTGGGAACGCCGTCCATGTCGGTGTAGGCATGCATGACCGAGCGAACTCCGGATTCGCGGATGGCCATCTCGAATGGCGGCAGCAGCACATCAGCCCGCTCACGCTCGCCCACTGAGACCGGCGCGAGATTGCGCCCGGCCTTGGACGCTGAGTAACCCACGAAGTGTTTGAGGGTGGCGACGACGCCGGACCGCTCCAGTCCCTGGACATAGGCCGTAGCGATGGTTCCGATCAGGTAGGGGTCCTCTCCGATGGTTTCCTCAACGCGGCCCCACCTCGCATCCCGGACCACGTCCAGTACCGGTGCAAGGCCCTGGTGGACGCCTACGGAGTGAAGATCCCCACCGATGGCCGAGGACATCTTCCGTACCAGGTCGGGATTGAAGGTGGCGCCCCATGCGAGCGGCACGGGGTACGCCGTGGCCTTCCAGGCCGCGAAACCGGCAAGGCACTCCTCATGGACCAGCGCAGGAATGCCGAACCTGTTGGCAGAAACAATCCGTTCCTGGGTGCGCTGCAGGGAGAGAGCACCGATGCCGGGCTCCACCGGAGCTGTTCCGAAGGGCCGGGTGAGCTGTCCCAGCCCCTGGGGCAGGAGTTCGTCGAGGTCTACAGCCTCGTTCATTTCGTTCTGGTGGGGAGCCACCTCGCCACCCTCGGTGCTGGCGCCAACCCAGACGCCCACGAGTTGAGCGAGCTTCTCCCGGAGGGTCATGGCCTGAATCAGTGATTGCACACGGTGCTCAGGCGCAGCTTCCGGGTTACGCCAGGCGGCGTCATTGAGAGTTGTTTCAGTCATGGTTACTTTCCTCCAGCGCCCATCAGGCCCTGGACAAGCGCGCGGCGCGCAAAGAGATAGACGAGCAGGACGGGCACCATCGAAAGGGTCACTGCGGCAAGCAGGCCTGGGATGTTGATGCCGTACTGGGTCTGGAAGTTGAACAGGCCAAGGGTCACCACGCGGGTGTCTTCGGACTGGGTGAGGATGAGGGGGAAGAGGAAGCCGTTCCACGCCTGCAGGGCCGAGAAGACTGCGATCGTGGAGATACCGCCCTTCGACAGCGGAAGGACCAGGCGGAAAAAGGCGCGTGTGGGGCTCGCTCCGTCCATGGCCATTGCTTCATACAGCTCGCCGGTGATGTCACGCATGGTTCCGGTAAGGATCAGCGTGCAGATCGGCAGCGCGAAGGCGGCTGTGGGAAGGATGACGCCGATCAGGTTGTCGTACAGTCCAACCGTGTTGATGAGGTAGAAGACCGGGACGATCACGGCCTGCGCGGGAATAGCCAGCCCGAGGAGGAAGAAGCGGAAAACGAAGGACGCCGCCCTGCTCTTGCTGCGCACGATCGCGTAGCTCAGCGGCGGGACCAGCAGCAGGACGATGCCCACTACGCCCGCGGTGACGAGCACCGTGTTGAGGAAGTAGAGGCCGAAACCGCTGGTGATCGCGTCCACGTAGTTCTGCAGGGTGAAGCTGGTCGGGAACGCCAGCGGCCCATTGTCGCCGAACTCCGCGCGGGTCTGGAAGGTGCCGGCCAGCATGACGTACAGCGGCACGGCGACGATCAGCAGCCAGAGGAATGAGCCGACGCCGGCCAGGTAATTGGGACGGGTCTTCATCACAGTCCTTCCAGTGAGCTGGTCATCTTGTCGTAGCCCGATACCTTGACCACCACGAGTGAGATCGCGGTGGCAACGACCACCAGTACAAGGGCGATGGCGCTACCGACGCCGAAATCAAAGCTCTGGAAGGCCTGCTGGTACATGTAGAAGGCTGTGATCGTGGTATCGGTGCCCGGTCCGCCGTTGGTCAGGATGAGTACCGTTTCGAAGGTCGTGAGGCCGCCGACCACCATCAGGATGATTGAGGTGATGGCAGTGTTCCGCAGCTGCGGCACGGTGATCGAGAAGAACTGGCGGACGGTGCCCGCGCCGTCGATCTGAGCCGCTTGGTACAGGACGGGCGGTATGCCCCTCGCAGCGCCCTGGTAGATCAGGGTGTGGAACGGGGTGAACTGCCACATTCCCACGAAGATGAGAACCCCAATGGCCCCGGCCTGGTTGCCAAGCAGGTTGCCGTCACCAAAGAGCCAGGACAGCTGGCCCGGGATACCGAAGTTCGGGTCGAGCAGGGCCCGCCAGAGAACTGAGATCGCAGCTGATGAAAGCAGCAGCGGAATGAAGTAGATTGCGCTGAGGATTGCACGGTTCCGCTGGTTACCCGCGGCCCAGACCCCCAGCAGGATGCTCAGCGGTGTCTGCGTGACCACGCCAAGCACAATGAACAGCAGGCTGAGCCAGAGGCTCTTGAGCATCACGGGATCGGCAACCAGGGTTTCCCAGTTCTCGAGGCCCACGAACTTCGGATCCCCCAGACCGCTCCACGAGGTGAAGGACAGGACCGCTACCGCCGCAAGGGGTACAAGGGCAAACAGTGCGAAGAAGATGGTGGCAGGGAGCGCCCAGGCGAATCCCGGGCGTCCCACCAGTGAGGCGCCCTTGCGGGCCGGACGGCTCTCCTGGGAGCCGCCCGGCGCGGGCTGCCTGCGGGTGGCAAGCGTTGTCATGGTGTGTCCTACAAACTCTGCATGGCCTTGATGAAGCCGTCTTCATCGATCTGGCCGCTGAAGAACTGCGAAACGGCAGTGTGGATGGTCACGGTTGCCTCGGGCGGGTAGGCCTGGTCCCAGGAGAGCTGGAAGTGCGGCGCGTTCTGCACGAGGTCGAACTGGTACTTGGCGAACTCGGGATCCGCCGCCTGATCGAGGAACTGCTCCGTGTTGGTTGTGGTGGGGAGGTTTCCGATTGCAACCTGCTGCTGCACGAACTCGTCCGAGTACATCAGCTTGAGGAATTCGGCAGCCTCATCCGGGTAGCGGGTGTTCTTGTGGATCGAGTAGAAGTTGTTGGTGTTGCCGGCCAGGTTGTGGGGGTCACCCTTTCCACCTTCAATGGCGGGGAACTCGCTATACCCGAGGACCTCCTCAGCGAACGCGGGGTCCGAATCCTGATGCGTGGCGTAGGCCCACGATCCCATCAGTTCGAAGCCCGCGCGGCCGCTGGAGAGCAGGGCGGGAGATCCGCCGTCGGTGAATTTGACGGAGTCGAAGTTGGTGCCGAAAGCACCCGCATCCACCAGTTCACGGAGCATGCCCAGTGCCTTGCGACTCTCCTCGGACTCCCACACGCTGGTGTCTCCGTCGATTGCCTTCTGGAACAGGTCCTCGCCTGCTACCCGGTCGAAGACGTACTGGAACCACATTTGAGTGGGCCACTGGTCCGCGCCGCCAAGGGCGATCGGCGTAACTCCAATGGCCTTCAGCTTCTCTACCGCGTCGAGCAGCTCATCCCACGTCGCCGGGGGAGCATCGATGCCTGCCTTCTTGAGGACTTCCGAGTTGTTGAACAGCATCACCGGCTGTGTGCCGCGCATCGGCACGCCGTATGCCTTGCCGTCCACCGTCGCCGTCTCGAAAACCGACGGCAGGAAGGCTTCCTTCAGCTGCGGATCTTCCTCGATGTACTCGTCGAGCGGCAGGACGAGGCCGGCATCAACGAAGTTGGCGATGCTTCCGCCGCCCCAGTTGAAGAAGATGTCCGGGGCAGACTCGGTATCAATGATGGTCTGCAGCTTCGTCTGGTAGTCGGCTCCGGGGATGGTGTCGAGTACGATCTTGACGTCGGACGTCTCGTTGAACTTGTCCACCATTGCCTGTTCCACCGTGTTACCGGCGTCCCCGTACACGGCCAGGTGCAGCTCACCTTCGGGTCGGTTGGAAGCGTCGCCGCCTCCTCCGCCACATCCCGCCAGCGTCAGTCCCAGCATCACGGCTGCGGTGCCTGCTAGACCCCGTGCCATCCAGGTTCGGTTGTTCTTCATCGAACGCCTCTCGAAAGTTTCGATGTTTTCATCGAAAGTTACATGATGGATTGAGTGTATATATCGATTCCGGGGATGCGCAAGGAGAAAAAGTGCGACGCGTCACATTAGTTTTTCGATAGGTCTTTCGAAAACTTTCGCTCCATGTATGCTGACACCATGTCGAACGGTACGGAGGAACCAAGGGTAACGCTGGCTCAGTTGGCCTCGGAGGCGGGAGTCTCGCTGGCCACCATCTCCAAGGTGGTGAACGGGCGTTCGGACGTTTCCGCGAAAACTCGCGCGAAAGTTGAGGAGCTACTGGAGCGGCACGGGTACCGACGTCGCCAGTCATCCAACGTCAGGACCGGGCTGGTGGAGTTGGTTTTTCACGAACTGGAAAGCGCGTGGGCTCTGGAGCTGATTCGCGGCGTTGAGAACGTTGCGCGCGAACACGGCATGAGCGTCGTCCTCACGGAGACAGGTACACGGCAAGCGCCCGGAACGGAATGGATCGAGGGTGTGATGGCCCGACGTCCAGCCGGAGTGGTGCTTGTCTTCTCCGACCTTCCTCACGATTTCCGCCAGAAACTTGATGCCCGCGGAATTCCCTTCGTGATCATCGATCCGGCCGGGGACCCCTCACCCGATGTACCCTCCGTGGGCTCCGCAAACTGGGCAGGCGGCATGATGGCCACGCGCCACCTGATCGAACTGGGGCACTCCCGTGTGGCTGTGATCAGCGGCCCCGAAGACATGATGTGTTCGCTCGCCCGCGTTGACGGCTACCGCTC of Arthrobacter sp. JZ12 contains these proteins:
- a CDS encoding glycoside hydrolase family 3 N-terminal domain-containing protein, translated to MTETTLNDAAWRNPEAAPEHRVQSLIQAMTLREKLAQLVGVWVGASTEGGEVAPHQNEMNEAVDLDELLPQGLGQLTRPFGTAPVEPGIGALSLQRTQERIVSANRFGIPALVHEECLAGFAAWKATAYPVPLAWGATFNPDLVRKMSSAIGGDLHSVGVHQGLAPVLDVVRDARWGRVEETIGEDPYLIGTIATAYVQGLERSGVVATLKHFVGYSASKAGRNLAPVSVGERERADVLLPPFEMAIRESGVRSVMHAYTDMDGVPTAADSSLLTTLLRDTWGFEGTVVADYFGIAFLKELHRIAGTLGEAAAAALEAGVDVELPTIHTFGEHLVAEIECGRLDEALVDRALHRVLRQKLDLGLLDQDWSAVPPALADAAPSDAPVIDLDKAQNRAIARELAEQSIVLVRNEGVLPLAGNPRIALVGPNADTHRAFLGCYSFPAHVGEQHPDVEMGLSIPTVAEALASEFGGSEITLFPGCTVDGTDTAGFQDALAAAGDADVVVAALGDRAGLFGRGTSGEGCDVESLTLPGVQQQLLDELLATGKPVVVVLLTGRPYALGAAATEAAAVVQGFFPGEEGAAAVAGVLSGRINPGGRLPVSIPATPGAQPSTYLAAPLAHANGVSNIDPTAAFRFGHGLSYTDFTWLNLEQSSDTAATNGEVTVQLTVSNTGTRDGVEVVQLYLHDPVASVVRPVQRLIGFARVPLAAGSSARVSFTVPADVTAFTGRDGQRIVEPGEIELRLGASSSDIRFTAPVTLTGNTRVVDHTRRLHCGVGIVAL
- a CDS encoding carbohydrate ABC transporter permease translates to MKTRPNYLAGVGSFLWLLIVAVPLYVMLAGTFQTRAEFGDNGPLAFPTSFTLQNYVDAITSGFGLYFLNTVLVTAGVVGIVLLLVPPLSYAIVRSKSRAASFVFRFFLLGLAIPAQAVIVPVFYLINTVGLYDNLIGVILPTAAFALPICTLILTGTMRDITGELYEAMAMDGASPTRAFFRLVLPLSKGGISTIAVFSALQAWNGFLFPLILTQSEDTRVVTLGLFNFQTQYGINIPGLLAAVTLSMVPVLLVYLFARRALVQGLMGAGGK
- a CDS encoding sugar ABC transporter permease; amino-acid sequence: MTTLATRRQPAPGGSQESRPARKGASLVGRPGFAWALPATIFFALFALVPLAAVAVLSFTSWSGLGDPKFVGLENWETLVADPVMLKSLWLSLLFIVLGVVTQTPLSILLGVWAAGNQRNRAILSAIYFIPLLLSSAAISVLWRALLDPNFGIPGQLSWLFGDGNLLGNQAGAIGVLIFVGMWQFTPFHTLIYQGAARGIPPVLYQAAQIDGAGTVRQFFSITVPQLRNTAITSIILMVVGGLTTFETVLILTNGGPGTDTTITAFYMYQQAFQSFDFGVGSAIALVLVVVATAISLVVVKVSGYDKMTSSLEGL
- a CDS encoding extracellular solute-binding protein, whose amino-acid sequence is MKNNRTWMARGLAGTAAVMLGLTLAGCGGGGGDASNRPEGELHLAVYGDAGNTVEQAMVDKFNETSDVKIVLDTIPGADYQTKLQTIIDTESAPDIFFNWGGGSIANFVDAGLVLPLDEYIEEDPQLKEAFLPSVFETATVDGKAYGVPMRGTQPVMLFNNSEVLKKAGIDAPPATWDELLDAVEKLKAIGVTPIALGGADQWPTQMWFQYVFDRVAGEDLFQKAIDGDTSVWESEESRKALGMLRELVDAGAFGTNFDSVKFTDGGSPALLSSGRAGFELMGSWAYATHQDSDPAFAEEVLGYSEFPAIEGGKGDPHNLAGNTNNFYSIHKNTRYPDEAAEFLKLMYSDEFVQQQVAIGNLPTTTNTEQFLDQAADPEFAKYQFDLVQNAPHFQLSWDQAYPPEATVTIHTAVSQFFSGQIDEDGFIKAMQSL
- a CDS encoding LacI family DNA-binding transcriptional regulator gives rise to the protein MSNGTEEPRVTLAQLASEAGVSLATISKVVNGRSDVSAKTRAKVEELLERHGYRRRQSSNVRTGLVELVFHELESAWALELIRGVENVAREHGMSVVLTETGTRQAPGTEWIEGVMARRPAGVVLVFSDLPHDFRQKLDARGIPFVIIDPAGDPSPDVPSVGSANWAGGMMATRHLIELGHSRVAVISGPEDMMCSLARVDGYRSAMNMASLPIEPGFIRYGNFHVDGGRDHALALLTSEAPPTAIFAGSDLQALGVLDAARQIGLRVPEELSIVGYDDLQLARWSSPALTTIHQPLIQMAEEATRMVLRLREGERPNNLRLDLATSLVVRQSTAAPLERNREALSGSHNRG